In Pyxidicoccus xibeiensis, the following proteins share a genomic window:
- a CDS encoding cation:proton antiporter has protein sequence MHVEMPLVIGLMVAAIVLAIAAKRARLPYNVALVVGGLVISVGHLLPGVPPLNPEVVFLVCLPALLFEGGIMADVSGIRANSVPILVLSTLGMALAIGATGTALHLTVGLAIWPAMLLGALLSVTDTVSILYAFRRAPVPPRLSGIIQGESLFNDGTALVAYAAIASVVAGQAAPTVATMGARILLASVGGGVVGLALGLLGGFVIRRIEDPLAEIMVTTAVALSSFVVAEQLHLSGAISAVVAGLTVGVTLRREVAPQSQVAIHTFWEYATFGVNTFLFLAVGLTTNPETLSGYVPDTLLAVACVFAGRAVGIYVPFLLLRWLRPTESIPLRWQHVFILGNIKGALSIGLALGLPAATPQREQLVAIAFGVTLVSLVGQGLMLTQVLKWLGLFQQDEVALTMAEQRGRLIASRAAHQELEVLHEQGLVPRGAYDHLRSEYQVNIARAERELRRLNEQHLTQGARDLISMRRRLIDAERTALQGARRNGLIPEATAEHMLAQLDERTLSLEKVLHENASDVSHGRKAS, from the coding sequence GTGCACGTCGAGATGCCTCTCGTCATCGGGCTGATGGTCGCCGCCATCGTCCTGGCCATCGCCGCCAAGCGGGCGCGCCTGCCGTACAACGTCGCATTGGTGGTGGGAGGGCTCGTCATCTCCGTGGGGCACCTGCTGCCCGGGGTGCCGCCACTCAACCCGGAGGTGGTGTTCCTCGTCTGCCTGCCCGCCCTGCTGTTCGAGGGCGGCATCATGGCGGACGTGAGCGGCATCCGCGCCAACTCGGTGCCCATCCTCGTGCTGTCCACGCTGGGCATGGCGCTGGCCATCGGCGCCACCGGCACCGCGCTGCACCTCACCGTGGGCCTGGCCATCTGGCCGGCGATGCTGCTGGGCGCGCTGCTGTCCGTCACCGACACCGTCTCCATCCTCTACGCCTTCCGCCGCGCCCCGGTGCCGCCCCGCCTGTCCGGCATCATCCAGGGCGAGAGCCTCTTCAACGACGGCACCGCGCTGGTGGCCTACGCGGCCATCGCCAGCGTCGTCGCGGGCCAGGCGGCGCCCACGGTGGCCACCATGGGGGCGCGCATCCTCCTGGCCTCGGTGGGCGGCGGCGTGGTGGGGCTGGCGCTGGGCCTGCTGGGCGGCTTCGTCATCCGCCGCATCGAGGACCCGCTCGCCGAAATCATGGTGACGACGGCCGTGGCGCTCTCCTCCTTCGTGGTGGCCGAGCAGCTCCACCTGTCGGGCGCCATCTCCGCCGTCGTCGCCGGCCTCACCGTGGGCGTCACCCTGCGGCGCGAGGTGGCCCCGCAGAGCCAGGTGGCCATCCACACCTTCTGGGAGTACGCCACCTTCGGGGTGAACACCTTCCTCTTCCTGGCGGTGGGGCTCACCACCAACCCGGAGACGCTGAGCGGCTACGTGCCGGACACGCTGCTCGCGGTGGCGTGTGTCTTCGCCGGGCGCGCGGTGGGCATCTACGTGCCCTTCCTGCTCCTGCGCTGGCTGCGCCCCACCGAGTCCATTCCCCTGCGGTGGCAGCACGTCTTCATCCTCGGCAACATCAAGGGCGCGCTGTCCATCGGCCTGGCGCTGGGCCTCCCGGCGGCCACGCCCCAGCGGGAGCAGCTGGTGGCCATCGCCTTCGGCGTCACGCTGGTGTCGCTGGTGGGCCAGGGCCTCATGCTCACCCAGGTGCTCAAGTGGCTGGGCCTCTTCCAGCAGGACGAGGTGGCGCTGACCATGGCCGAGCAGCGCGGGCGCCTCATCGCCAGCCGCGCGGCCCACCAGGAGCTGGAGGTGCTGCACGAGCAGGGGCTGGTGCCGCGCGGGGCCTATGACCACCTGCGCAGCGAGTACCAGGTGAACATCGCCCGCGCCGAGCGCGAGCTGCGGCGGCTGAACGAGCAGCACCTCACGCAGGGGGCAAGGGACCTCATCTCCATGCGGCGGCGGCTCATCGACGCGGAGCGCACGGCGCTGCAGGGCGCGCGGCGCAACGGCCTCATCCCCGAGGCCACGGCGGAGCACATGCTGGCGCAGCTGGACGAGCGGACGCTGTCGCTGGAGAAGGTGCTGCACGAGAACGCGAGCGACGTGAGCCACGGGAGGAAGGCGTCTTGA
- a CDS encoding cyclic nucleotide-binding domain-containing protein yields the protein MKIVIAGGGRVGSVLAARLVAEQHTVTVIERDAAVCHRIFEEVGAVTVCGDATNPRVLEAAGIASADVAAGVLARDSENLAFAMLVRSVANARLMVRMLDTSYREAYRMAGVKELVAEAEVVVAKMTTAIDFPQVHGTLPLGDGDTLLFELTLPLRARVAGQTVALVRATPGFPRECVFIGVVDPQGRATLPEGSTVLRAGHTVILVSRRSQLATAVEFLSAEPALGLGVGSPLAATLRKVDFLAPLSDDELETVARGAEHLQRPPGTELFRQGEAGETFYVVLSGEVQLKDGASQVVATVKPGGFFGELALLTGEPRTATATTTTACELAAVGREDFRSVVMANPAVALEMSRILGERLSRAQGGKPQQKRRGLFGR from the coding sequence TTGAAGATTGTCATCGCGGGTGGAGGCCGGGTGGGCAGCGTGCTGGCGGCGCGACTGGTGGCCGAGCAGCACACCGTCACCGTCATCGAGCGCGACGCCGCCGTCTGCCACCGCATCTTCGAGGAGGTGGGCGCGGTGACGGTGTGCGGGGACGCCACCAACCCGCGCGTGCTGGAGGCTGCGGGCATCGCCTCGGCGGACGTGGCGGCGGGGGTGCTGGCGCGGGACTCGGAGAACCTGGCCTTCGCCATGCTGGTGCGCAGCGTGGCCAATGCGCGCCTCATGGTGCGCATGCTGGACACCAGCTACCGCGAGGCGTACCGGATGGCGGGGGTGAAGGAGCTGGTGGCGGAGGCGGAGGTGGTGGTGGCGAAGATGACCACCGCCATCGACTTCCCGCAGGTGCACGGCACGCTGCCGCTGGGGGATGGAGATACGCTGCTGTTCGAGCTGACGCTGCCTTTGCGCGCGCGGGTGGCGGGCCAGACGGTGGCGCTGGTGCGCGCCACGCCGGGCTTCCCGCGCGAGTGCGTCTTCATCGGCGTGGTGGACCCGCAGGGCCGCGCCACGCTGCCGGAGGGCAGCACGGTGCTGCGCGCGGGGCATACCGTCATCCTGGTGTCGCGGCGCTCGCAGCTGGCGACCGCGGTGGAGTTCCTCAGCGCCGAGCCTGCGCTGGGCCTGGGCGTGGGCTCCCCGCTGGCGGCCACCCTGCGCAAGGTGGACTTCCTGGCCCCGCTGAGCGACGACGAGCTGGAGACGGTGGCGCGCGGCGCCGAGCACCTCCAGCGGCCCCCGGGCACGGAGCTGTTCCGCCAGGGCGAGGCGGGCGAGACGTTCTACGTGGTGCTGTCCGGCGAGGTGCAGCTCAAGGACGGGGCGTCGCAGGTGGTGGCCACGGTGAAGCCGGGGGGCTTCTTCGGCGAGCTGGCGCTGCTGACGGGCGAGCCGCGCACCGCCACGGCGACGACGACCACCGCGTGCGAGCTGGCCGCGGTGGGCCGCGAGGACTTCCGCAGCGTCGTCATGGCCAACCCGGCCGTGGCGCTGGAGATGAGCCGCATCCTCGGCGAGCGCCTGTCGCGCGCGCAGGGCGGCAAGCCGCAGCAGAAGCGCCGCGGCCTCTTCGGACGGTAG
- a CDS encoding tetratricopeptide repeat protein, producing MASTFAREGGAHLQQGQPQEAVKSFQKGLAVDPDDVDCLLGLVRTYLSIDSRAEAEAATLRLLKVKPDHAEAQAHLAMLRAQAGDAEALESLKALASAPTAGYFERFNLGGLLLEKGDLEGARAAYESALQVAPDSAHVHFELGRIYLQLKDATGAAAHFHLASEGAPREPMPLLMLARAHGLRGALGLAIQAASRALENAPQGNLRRSVLEELFKLYLTGGSPDGAKRVAQELRQLEPSSVNYVYLDGLAAMSAGTFRDAVGLFEDVVRRAPNHWQALQALSQVHLALGERGLARKRLEEAVTLVPTDPGPANDLALLLLQDEAHESARPVLERVLAAHPEEPVTNLNLAVAWFPTDKQACIRHAKVAQARGAGVVKEQADRLLKQLGG from the coding sequence ATGGCATCGACGTTCGCTCGGGAAGGCGGGGCACATCTCCAGCAGGGACAGCCCCAGGAGGCGGTGAAGAGCTTCCAGAAGGGGCTCGCGGTCGACCCGGATGACGTGGACTGTCTCCTGGGCCTGGTGCGCACGTACCTGAGCATCGACTCGAGGGCCGAGGCGGAGGCGGCCACGCTGCGGCTGCTGAAGGTGAAGCCGGACCACGCCGAGGCCCAGGCCCACCTGGCCATGCTGCGCGCCCAGGCCGGAGACGCCGAGGCGCTGGAGTCCCTCAAGGCGCTGGCCTCGGCCCCCACCGCCGGCTACTTCGAGCGCTTCAACCTGGGCGGGCTGCTGCTGGAGAAGGGCGACCTGGAAGGCGCGAGGGCGGCATACGAGTCCGCGCTGCAGGTGGCGCCCGACAGCGCCCACGTGCACTTCGAGCTGGGGCGCATCTACCTCCAGCTGAAGGATGCGACGGGCGCGGCGGCCCACTTCCACCTCGCGTCCGAGGGCGCCCCCAGGGAGCCCATGCCGCTGCTGATGCTGGCGCGCGCGCACGGCCTGCGGGGTGCGCTGGGGCTGGCCATCCAGGCGGCCTCGCGGGCGCTGGAGAACGCGCCCCAGGGCAACCTGCGGCGCTCGGTGCTGGAGGAGCTGTTCAAGCTGTACCTGACGGGCGGCAGCCCGGACGGGGCGAAGCGCGTCGCCCAGGAGCTGCGGCAGCTGGAGCCGTCCAGCGTCAACTACGTCTACCTGGACGGGCTGGCGGCGATGAGCGCCGGGACGTTCCGCGACGCGGTGGGCCTCTTCGAGGACGTGGTGCGGCGGGCGCCGAACCACTGGCAGGCGCTTCAGGCGCTGTCGCAGGTGCACCTGGCGCTGGGCGAGCGCGGGCTGGCCCGGAAGCGGCTGGAGGAGGCCGTGACGCTGGTGCCCACCGACCCCGGCCCCGCGAATGATTTGGCCCTGCTGCTCCTGCAGGACGAGGCGCACGAGAGCGCCCGGCCCGTGCTGGAGCGCGTGCTGGCCGCGCACCCGGAGGAGCCGGTGACGAACCTCAACCTCGCGGTGGCGTGGTTCCCCACGGACAAGCAGGCCTGCATCCGCCACGCGAAGGTGGCCCAGGCCCGGGGCGCCGGCGTCGTGAAGGAGCAGGCGGACCGGCTGCTCAAGCAGCTCGGCGGCTGA